One part of the Anaerolineales bacterium genome encodes these proteins:
- a CDS encoding MBL fold metallo-hydrolase has protein sequence MQHERIAENVYFFQSELYAQVTAGVITGPDMAVVIDTLALPEETRQMRRFIERDLRVPVRYVINTHYHADHSWGNSLFPEATIIGHTKCHEFLNTRGRASLEAEKKDNPALREVEIALPSVTFDEGQMDLQVGKKNLSLFPFPGHSADSIAVLVEEDRILFCGDTFMPLPVLADGDIEDTTASLKKLPKLGLENLVPGHGEIVLRGEIDAAVKGNLDYLSKITKAVRGASRRRYPMDVLETVHVEDCGKSRVLIAGMAEQLHQRNMVALFYQLYGKLPEGSATDD, from the coding sequence GTGCAACACGAGCGCATCGCAGAAAACGTTTATTTCTTTCAAAGTGAACTTTACGCCCAGGTGACCGCGGGCGTCATTACCGGACCTGACATGGCCGTCGTCATTGATACCCTGGCCCTCCCCGAAGAGACCCGCCAGATGCGCCGCTTCATTGAACGTGACCTGCGCGTCCCCGTCCGTTACGTTATCAACACCCACTACCACGCCGACCACAGCTGGGGCAACAGCTTGTTCCCCGAGGCCACCATCATCGGCCACACCAAGTGCCACGAATTCCTCAATACGCGCGGCCGCGCTTCGCTGGAAGCCGAGAAGAAGGACAACCCCGCCCTGCGCGAGGTGGAGATCGCCCTGCCCTCGGTAACCTTTGACGAAGGCCAGATGGACCTGCAGGTCGGCAAGAAGAATCTGAGCCTGTTCCCCTTCCCCGGACACAGCGCCGACTCCATCGCCGTGCTCGTGGAGGAAGATCGCATCCTGTTCTGCGGCGATACTTTCATGCCGCTGCCGGTGTTGGCTGATGGCGACATCGAGGACACCACCGCCTCGCTCAAAAAGCTGCCCAAGCTGGGCCTCGAGAACCTGGTGCCCGGCCATGGCGAAATTGTGCTGCGCGGTGAAATTGACGCGGCGGTGAAGGGCAACCTGGATTATCTGAGCAAGATCACCAAAGCCGTGCGCGGCGCCTCGCGCCGCCGCTACCCGATGGATGTGCTCGAGACCGTGCACGTGGAGGATTGCGGCAAGAGCCGTGTTCTGATCGCCGGTATGGCCGAGCAGCTACACCAGCGCAACATGGTTGCGCTGTTCTACCAGCTCTACGGCAAGCTGCCGGAAGGCTCTGCAACCGACGACTAA
- a CDS encoding long-chain fatty acid--CoA ligase, with the protein MQNKPWLAHYDQAVPHTLDFPALTVVDVLQRAVRDYPNKPCTIFQGATLSYKGVDELSDRFAAGLAALGVRKGQRIGLFIPNTPQFVIAYFAILKLGAVVVATDPLYTPRELEYQVNDAGVELMVVMTNNYEKVKEVQPRTRIRQVIATNIKEHLPPVKKLLFGLLKEKKAGFRVQLRDNDLWMQDLIDAHTPSQRPQVAVEPDDTALLQYSGGTTGRSKGVVAVHRGLVANTAQIDAWNHEGEQGNEMVLLAIPMYHAYGMVVGMLYGMWKGGSLVMIPDPRNVGDVLANIQKYKATTFPGVPAMYNAINNHPDVKAGKYDLSSIRFCISGSAPLLRETKERFEALTGGHLLEGYGLSETPVATHCNPLTGVNKTGSIGMPLPGVDCRIVSLQDGVTVLKQGEIGELVISGPQVMRGYHNLPTETMDVLKEGWLYTGDIASMDADGYFYIIDRKKELVKVGGYQVWPREVEEVLQQHPAVREVGAAGLPDADSGEAIHAWLVLHEGQTVTAEELRAWCKERLAPYKVPKGFTFIEKLPRTNVGKLLRRELVRMHTEQAK; encoded by the coding sequence ATGCAAAACAAACCCTGGCTCGCCCACTACGACCAAGCCGTCCCGCACACGCTCGATTTTCCCGCCCTCACCGTGGTGGATGTGTTGCAACGCGCCGTGCGTGACTATCCCAATAAGCCCTGCACAATCTTCCAAGGCGCAACGCTCTCATATAAAGGAGTAGACGAACTGAGCGACCGCTTCGCCGCGGGCCTTGCCGCCCTCGGTGTGCGCAAGGGACAGCGCATTGGCCTGTTCATCCCCAACACGCCGCAATTCGTCATTGCCTACTTCGCCATCCTTAAGCTTGGGGCAGTCGTGGTGGCGACCGACCCGCTATACACCCCGCGCGAGCTGGAGTACCAGGTCAACGATGCCGGCGTGGAGTTGATGGTCGTGATGACCAACAACTATGAGAAGGTCAAAGAGGTCCAGCCGCGCACCCGCATCCGCCAGGTGATCGCCACCAACATCAAGGAACACCTGCCGCCCGTCAAGAAACTGCTCTTCGGCCTGCTCAAAGAAAAGAAAGCCGGCTTCCGTGTGCAGCTGCGCGATAACGACCTGTGGATGCAGGACCTGATCGACGCCCACACACCCAGCCAACGGCCGCAGGTGGCGGTAGAGCCCGACGATACCGCCCTGCTGCAATACAGCGGCGGCACCACCGGCCGCTCCAAAGGCGTGGTGGCCGTGCACCGCGGCCTGGTGGCCAACACCGCCCAGATCGACGCCTGGAACCACGAGGGCGAGCAAGGCAACGAGATGGTGCTGCTGGCCATCCCCATGTACCATGCCTACGGCATGGTGGTGGGCATGCTCTACGGCATGTGGAAGGGCGGCTCGCTGGTCATGATCCCTGACCCGCGCAACGTTGGCGATGTGCTCGCCAACATCCAAAAATACAAGGCCACCACCTTCCCCGGTGTGCCGGCCATGTACAACGCCATCAACAATCATCCGGATGTGAAGGCCGGCAAGTACGACCTGAGTTCGATCCGTTTTTGCATCTCCGGCTCGGCCCCCTTGCTGCGCGAGACCAAGGAGCGCTTCGAAGCGCTCACCGGCGGCCACTTGCTGGAAGGTTACGGCCTCTCCGAGACGCCCGTGGCCACCCATTGCAATCCGCTCACCGGCGTGAACAAGACCGGCTCAATCGGCATGCCGCTGCCGGGTGTGGACTGCCGCATCGTCAGCCTGCAGGACGGCGTTACCGTACTCAAACAGGGCGAGATCGGCGAGCTGGTCATCAGCGGCCCGCAAGTAATGCGCGGCTACCACAACCTGCCCACCGAGACCATGGATGTGCTCAAGGAAGGCTGGCTATACACCGGCGATATTGCCAGCATGGATGCCGACGGCTATTTCTACATCATTGACCGCAAGAAGGAGCTGGTGAAGGTGGGCGGCTACCAGGTGTGGCCGCGCGAGGTCGAGGAAGTGCTGCAGCAGCACCCCGCCGTGCGCGAGGTGGGCGCCGCCGGCCTGCCAGATGCTGACAGCGGCGAAGCCATCCACGCCTGGCTGGTGCTGCACGAGGGCCAAACCGTCACCGCCGAAGAATTGCGCGCCTGGTGCAAAGAGCGCCTCGCACCTTACAAGGTTCCTAAGGGTTTTACCTTTATCGAGAAACTTCCCCGCACCAATGTCGGCAAGCTATTGCGCCGCGAGCTGGTAAGGATGCATACGGAGCAAGCCAAATGA
- a CDS encoding M67 family metallopeptidase, translating to MRRLRIAPEHMRQMAAHVAASSPLEACGLVAAGLVAASLGGAGDESSAHVFLIQNELASSTHYSMQPRQQLDAFMEMERQGWELLAIFHSHPSGPPAPSQTDIAEARYPGVAHLIWAPDAQGEWRCRAFLLDEGQVVELELT from the coding sequence ATGCGCCGGCTGCGCATTGCACCTGAGCACATGCGCCAAATGGCAGCACATGTGGCCGCCAGCAGCCCGCTGGAAGCGTGCGGCCTTGTGGCCGCGGGCCTGGTCGCCGCGAGCCTCGGAGGCGCGGGCGACGAAAGCAGTGCGCACGTATTTTTGATCCAGAACGAGCTGGCCAGTTCCACGCACTACAGCATGCAGCCGCGCCAGCAGCTTGACGCCTTCATGGAAATGGAGCGGCAGGGTTGGGAGCTATTGGCCATCTTTCACTCGCACCCCAGCGGGCCGCCAGCCCCTTCGCAGACGGATATCGCCGAAGCGCGTTACCCCGGCGTGGCGCACCTGATCTGGGCGCCAGACGCCCAAGGCGAATGGCGTTGCCGGGCTTTTTTGCTGGATGAGGGGCAGGTAGTCGAGCTTGAGCTGACATAA
- a CDS encoding cysteine desulfurase yields MAETHTMDIKRIRADFPVLDVEVKPGVKLVYLDSGATSQKPVQVIERMNQYYRAENANIHRGVHKLAEQATEDYEGARGKIAKFINAAKSKEIIFTRNATESVNLVAQTWGKANLQAGDVVVLTEMEHHANLVPWQMLAAERGIRLEFIPVTEEGVLDMSALPGLMELKPKLVSFTAMSNVLGTITPIAEIVKAAHAAGALAMVDGAQSVPHLPTDVRALDIDFLVFSSHKMLGPTGLGVLYGKEALLEAMPPFMGGGDMIKRVKLREFSTAGVPHKFEAGTPAIAEVIGLGAAVDYLNEIGMEAIAAHDRELTAYALERLEEVPGVWIFGPGIEHKSSNASFTLQGAHPHDVAEILNRHGVATRAGHHCAMPVHEKFGVPATTRASFYLYNTKEEIDTLVEALYKVKEIFK; encoded by the coding sequence ATGGCAGAGACACACACCATGGACATCAAACGCATCCGTGCTGATTTTCCGGTGCTGGATGTGGAGGTCAAGCCGGGCGTCAAGCTGGTGTACTTGGATTCAGGCGCCACCAGCCAGAAGCCGGTGCAGGTGATCGAGCGTATGAACCAGTATTACCGCGCTGAGAACGCCAATATTCACCGCGGCGTGCACAAGCTGGCCGAGCAGGCCACTGAAGATTATGAAGGGGCGCGCGGCAAGATCGCCAAGTTCATTAATGCGGCCAAGAGCAAAGAGATCATATTCACTCGCAATGCCACCGAGTCGGTGAATTTGGTCGCCCAGACCTGGGGCAAAGCCAATTTGCAAGCTGGTGATGTGGTGGTGCTGACCGAGATGGAGCACCACGCCAACCTGGTGCCGTGGCAGATGCTGGCTGCTGAGCGCGGCATCCGCCTGGAGTTCATCCCGGTGACCGAGGAAGGCGTGCTGGACATGAGCGCGCTGCCCGGCCTGATGGAACTCAAGCCCAAGCTGGTGAGCTTCACTGCCATGAGCAACGTGCTCGGCACCATCACGCCCATCGCTGAGATCGTCAAGGCTGCGCATGCAGCCGGCGCGCTGGCCATGGTGGACGGCGCACAGTCGGTGCCGCACTTGCCTACGGATGTGCGCGCGCTGGACATCGACTTCCTGGTGTTCTCGAGCCACAAGATGCTGGGGCCTACTGGCCTGGGTGTGCTGTACGGCAAGGAAGCCTTGCTCGAAGCGATGCCGCCTTTCATGGGCGGCGGCGACATGATCAAACGCGTCAAGCTGCGCGAGTTCAGTACAGCGGGTGTGCCGCACAAGTTCGAGGCGGGCACCCCGGCGATCGCTGAGGTGATCGGCCTGGGCGCGGCGGTGGATTATTTGAACGAGATCGGCATGGAAGCCATCGCTGCCCATGACCGCGAGCTGACCGCGTATGCACTGGAGCGGCTCGAGGAAGTGCCGGGCGTGTGGATCTTTGGCCCCGGCATTGAGCACAAGAGCTCGAATGCGTCCTTCACGCTGCAAGGCGCCCATCCGCACGACGTCGCCGAGATCCTGAACCGCCACGGCGTAGCCACGCGGGCCGGCCACCACTGCGCCATGCCGGTGCACGAGAAGTTCGGCGTGCCAGCCACGACGCGGGCCAGTTTTTACCTCTACAACACCAAGGAAGAGATCGACACCCTGGTGGAAGCACTCTACAAAGTAAAGGAGATCTTCAAATAA
- a CDS encoding YraN family protein, whose product MRTPRQQLGRWGEQAAASYLQERGYTLLAHNLRTPHGEIDLLMSKEGGLIFVEVKTRRSTQFGPPEGSVTLTKQSHLIAAAETYMQTQPADTEWRIDVIAVYRQPGGEIEITHFENAVHG is encoded by the coding sequence ATGCGCACGCCACGCCAGCAGCTCGGCCGCTGGGGAGAGCAAGCCGCCGCCAGCTACCTGCAGGAACGCGGCTATACCCTGCTGGCACACAACCTGCGCACGCCCCACGGCGAGATCGATCTGCTAATGAGCAAAGAGGGCGGGCTGATCTTTGTTGAGGTCAAGACCCGCCGCAGTACCCAGTTTGGGCCGCCTGAAGGCTCAGTAACCCTCACCAAACAAAGCCACCTGATCGCCGCCGCTGAAACCTATATGCAAACCCAGCCTGCCGACACTGAATGGCGTATTGATGTGATTGCCGTGTACCGGCAGCCCGGCGGCGAGATCGAGATCACTCACTTCGAAAATGCAGTCCACGGCTGA
- the miaA gene encoding tRNA (adenosine(37)-N6)-dimethylallyltransferase MiaA: protein MQSTAESRLPLVAVLGPTAVGKTETAIVIAERWNGEIVSADSRLFYRGMDIGTAKPTAEQRSAVVHHLIDIAEPGETLSLAVFQQQASAAIADIHVRGKLPLLVGGTGQYIQAILAGWLPPALPPQPALRAALEGWAEQIGGDALHARLAVLDPAAATNIDPRNVRRTLRALEVIFATGRRFSHQRGQAPSPYRVLRLGLTRPRAELHARIDARIDAMLAAGWLDEVRSLLAAGYSPSLPSLSAIGYAQLAQYLAGELPLDEAVAEIKRLTRSFVRRQYAWFKPADPAIHWVDLSAPGADAAVDIAIHNFLHAEEV, encoded by the coding sequence ATGCAGTCCACGGCTGAGTCCAGGTTACCTCTGGTGGCTGTGCTCGGCCCCACCGCGGTGGGCAAGACCGAGACCGCCATTGTGATCGCCGAACGCTGGAATGGTGAGATCGTCTCAGCCGATTCGCGCTTGTTCTATCGAGGCATGGACATTGGCACGGCCAAACCCACCGCTGAACAGCGTTCAGCGGTGGTACACCACTTGATCGATATTGCCGAGCCGGGCGAGACGCTCAGTCTGGCCGTCTTCCAGCAGCAGGCCAGCGCAGCGATTGCAGACATCCACGTTCGCGGCAAGCTGCCGCTGCTGGTCGGCGGCACCGGCCAGTACATCCAGGCAATCCTGGCTGGCTGGCTGCCACCGGCCCTGCCGCCACAGCCGGCGCTGCGCGCCGCGCTGGAAGGCTGGGCTGAGCAGATCGGCGGCGATGCGCTGCATGCCCGCCTGGCCGTGCTCGACCCGGCCGCGGCGACCAACATCGACCCGCGCAATGTGCGCCGCACGCTAAGGGCGCTCGAAGTGATCTTCGCCACCGGGCGGCGCTTCAGCCATCAGCGCGGCCAGGCGCCATCACCCTATCGCGTCCTGCGCCTGGGCCTCACCCGCCCGCGGGCCGAGCTGCATGCGCGCATTGATGCGCGCATTGACGCCATGCTGGCCGCCGGCTGGCTGGATGAAGTCCGCAGCCTGCTGGCTGCGGGCTATTCGCCTTCACTGCCTAGCCTTAGCGCTATTGGCTATGCGCAACTCGCCCAGTATTTGGCGGGCGAGCTGCCGCTTGATGAGGCCGTGGCCGAGATCAAGCGCCTGACACGCAGTTTCGTGCGCCGCCAGTACGCCTGGTTCAAGCCCGCCGACCCGGCCATCCACTGGGTAGACCTCAGCGCCCCCGGCGCAGACGCCGCCGTGGATATTGCTATCCATAATTTTCTGCACGCAGAGGAAGTCTAA
- a CDS encoding dienelactone hydrolase family protein, with protein sequence MTGEMMMFPIGEDKHALAYLSLPPAGSGPAVVMIQEWWGLVGHIKDVADRLAAEGFVVLAPDLYHGASASEPDEARKLAMALDRHRAIAEITAAADYLRGLTSVEPKKVGIIGWCMGGALALSAAANSGAFDAVVCFYGRPLEAGDAAKLRAPTLGIYGELDTGIPQSLVQAFDKELEKTGTPHHIHTYAGAEHAFFNNDRPEVYHAEASADAWQRTLSWLRQYLS encoded by the coding sequence ATGACTGGCGAGATGATGATGTTCCCGATCGGTGAAGATAAGCACGCCCTGGCCTACCTCAGCCTGCCGCCTGCCGGCAGCGGCCCGGCCGTGGTGATGATTCAGGAATGGTGGGGCCTGGTGGGCCACATCAAGGATGTAGCTGACCGCCTGGCCGCTGAAGGCTTTGTTGTGCTGGCTCCCGATCTGTATCACGGCGCTTCTGCCAGCGAACCTGACGAGGCCCGCAAGCTGGCGATGGCGCTTGATCGACACCGCGCAATCGCTGAGATCACCGCCGCGGCTGACTATTTGCGCGGCCTCACCAGCGTCGAGCCCAAGAAGGTGGGCATCATCGGCTGGTGCATGGGCGGAGCGCTGGCGCTCTCGGCCGCCGCCAACAGCGGCGCGTTCGACGCGGTGGTGTGCTTCTACGGCCGCCCGCTGGAAGCAGGCGACGCCGCCAAGCTGCGCGCCCCCACCCTCGGCATCTATGGCGAGCTTGACACCGGCATCCCGCAAAGCCTGGTGCAGGCTTTTGACAAAGAGCTGGAGAAGACCGGCACGCCGCACCACATCCACACCTATGCCGGCGCAGAGCACGCCTTCTTCAACAATGACCGCCCCGAGGTCTATCATGCGGAGGCGTCTGCAGATGCCTGGCAGCGCACGCTGAGCTGGCTGCGCCAATACCTGTCCTAG
- a CDS encoding SUF system NifU family Fe-S cluster assembly protein translates to MDDLYRELIIDRYQNPRFSGTLDPHTHSYEDDNPVCGDHIRIDLRVDDNDVVTEAKFTGEGCSISQASADLLMEKITGMPVADVRTLAKQDILDLLGIELGPVRLKCALLSLKVLKGGVYGLDEVMSLDELAES, encoded by the coding sequence ATGGACGATCTCTATCGTGAACTGATCATTGACCGTTACCAGAACCCGCGCTTCAGCGGCACACTGGACCCGCATACCCACAGCTACGAGGACGACAACCCGGTGTGCGGTGACCATATTCGCATTGACCTGCGCGTGGATGACAACGACGTGGTGACCGAAGCCAAGTTCACCGGCGAAGGTTGCTCCATTTCGCAGGCGTCTGCGGACCTGCTGATGGAGAAGATCACCGGCATGCCGGTGGCGGATGTGCGCACGCTGGCCAAGCAGGACATTCTGGATCTGCTCGGTATCGAGCTAGGCCCGGTGCGCCTCAAGTGCGCGCTGCTCTCGCTTAAGGTGCTCAAGGGCGGCGTGTATGGCCTCGACGAGGTCATGTCGCTCGACGAGTTGGCCGAGTCATAG
- a CDS encoding valine--tRNA ligase codes for MAAQLPKTYDFKATEERIYAWWEERGYFQPSNDPRKPNFDPAKKPFVISIPPPNVTGELHLGHALFVAMEDLMIRYHRMKGVPALWVPGTDHAGIATQLKVEESILRTEEVTREELGREEFLKRTWAWKEKYGSLITQQIRRLGASCDWSRERFTLDEGLSVAVREAFVRLYEKGLIYRGPRLINWSPGLRTAVSDLEVEYSEEEGTLYYFKYRIKDSDEFIPVATTRPETILADTAVAVHPEDERYKQFIGATALVPMLDREIPVIADEYVDREFGTGALKITPGHDPNDYAIGQRHNLPVLSVLDEAAHINEKGGAYAGLERFAARKKLWADMQKAGLTIKTEKRTQRVPRSQRGGEIIEPMISTQWFVTIKPLAEKALKAVDDGRVQIVPDHFTKVYRNWLENIQDWCISRQLWWGHRIPVWYAPDGSMFCARTEEDAYAAARAKLGAEVTLTQDEDVLDTWFSSGLWPFSTLGWPEKTADLEYFYPTAVLETGYDILFFWVARMIMMGLEFTGETPFHTVYLHGLVRDEQGRKMSKTLGNVIDPLEVMNEYGTDALRFTLLVGSTPGQDINLSLEKVGANRNFANKLWNATRFVMGALETAPARQEAELDWTFADGWVWARMKQVIANCERLFESYQYGEAGRQVYEFFWSEFADWYIEIAKLQLQQGGDRAYKTADLLARILDICLRLLHPFTPFVTEELWGHLRAAAVAHGSILPENAAFGSREWPEALIVAQWPQPLPDVGWEPGILAEFAIFQEVVRSIRNLRAEKGVKPGQKLAASIDAGPYHEIFTGDQGAQRALAALSGLDADRLLVAKGAERPADAVALVAGPVQIYLSLADAVDPAAERARLEKELADARGQHARVEALLASDFGRKAPPPVVEKEQARLAGLAQTIERLEEQIKALG; via the coding sequence ATGGCAGCACAGTTACCCAAAACCTACGACTTCAAAGCCACCGAAGAGCGTATCTACGCCTGGTGGGAAGAGCGCGGCTACTTCCAGCCCAGCAATGACCCGCGCAAGCCCAACTTTGACCCCGCCAAGAAGCCGTTCGTCATCAGCATCCCGCCGCCCAATGTGACCGGCGAGCTGCACCTGGGGCACGCCCTGTTTGTGGCGATGGAAGACCTGATGATCCGCTACCACCGCATGAAAGGCGTGCCAGCCCTGTGGGTGCCGGGCACCGATCATGCCGGCATCGCCACGCAACTTAAAGTGGAAGAGTCAATTCTGCGCACGGAAGAAGTGACGCGCGAGGAGCTGGGGCGCGAGGAGTTCCTCAAGCGCACCTGGGCGTGGAAGGAAAAGTACGGCAGCCTGATCACGCAACAGATCCGCCGCTTGGGCGCCTCGTGCGACTGGAGCCGGGAGCGCTTCACGCTGGATGAGGGGCTCTCGGTGGCGGTGCGCGAAGCCTTCGTGCGCCTGTATGAGAAGGGCCTAATCTATCGCGGCCCGCGCCTCATCAACTGGTCGCCTGGCCTGCGCACGGCTGTATCCGACCTCGAAGTGGAGTACAGCGAAGAAGAAGGCACGCTGTACTATTTCAAGTATCGCATCAAAGATAGCGACGAGTTTATTCCGGTGGCCACCACGCGGCCGGAGACGATCTTGGCAGATACCGCCGTGGCTGTGCATCCCGAAGACGAGCGCTATAAGCAGTTCATCGGGGCCACGGCGCTGGTACCCATGCTTGACCGCGAGATCCCGGTAATCGCCGATGAGTATGTGGACCGCGAGTTCGGCACGGGTGCGCTCAAGATCACACCGGGGCACGACCCGAACGACTATGCCATTGGCCAGCGCCACAACCTGCCCGTGCTCTCCGTGCTGGATGAGGCCGCCCATATCAACGAAAAGGGCGGCGCCTACGCTGGGCTGGAGCGCTTTGCGGCGCGCAAAAAGCTGTGGGCCGATATGCAAAAGGCCGGCCTGACCATCAAGACCGAGAAGCGCACCCAACGCGTGCCGCGCTCGCAGCGCGGCGGCGAGATCATCGAGCCGATGATCTCGACCCAATGGTTTGTCACCATCAAGCCGCTGGCCGAAAAAGCGCTGAAGGCGGTGGACGATGGCCGCGTGCAGATCGTGCCGGATCACTTCACCAAGGTGTATCGCAACTGGCTGGAGAATATTCAAGACTGGTGCATCAGCCGCCAACTGTGGTGGGGCCATCGCATCCCCGTGTGGTACGCGCCGGACGGCAGCATGTTCTGCGCCCGCACGGAGGAGGATGCCTACGCCGCGGCCCGCGCCAAGCTGGGCGCGGAAGTGACCCTGACCCAGGATGAAGACGTGCTTGATACCTGGTTCTCGTCCGGCTTGTGGCCGTTCTCCACATTGGGATGGCCGGAGAAGACCGCCGACCTCGAATACTTCTATCCGACGGCGGTGCTCGAAACCGGCTACGACATCCTGTTCTTTTGGGTGGCGCGCATGATCATGATGGGGCTTGAATTCACCGGAGAAACCCCATTCCACACCGTGTACCTGCACGGCCTGGTGCGCGATGAGCAGGGCCGCAAGATGAGCAAGACCCTCGGCAACGTGATCGATCCACTGGAAGTGATGAATGAATATGGCACCGACGCGCTGCGGTTTACCTTGTTGGTGGGCAGCACGCCGGGCCAGGACATCAACCTGAGCCTGGAGAAAGTAGGCGCAAACCGCAACTTTGCCAACAAGCTGTGGAACGCCACCCGCTTTGTGATGGGCGCGCTGGAGACTGCGCCGGCCAGGCAGGAAGCCGAGCTCGACTGGACCTTTGCGGATGGCTGGGTATGGGCGCGCATGAAGCAGGTGATTGCCAACTGCGAGCGCCTGTTTGAAAGCTACCAGTACGGCGAAGCCGGCCGCCAGGTGTACGAGTTCTTCTGGAGCGAGTTTGCCGATTGGTACATTGAGATCGCCAAGCTGCAGTTGCAGCAGGGCGGTGACCGCGCCTACAAGACGGCTGACCTGCTGGCGCGTATTCTGGATATTTGCCTGCGTTTGCTGCACCCCTTCACGCCCTTCGTGACCGAAGAGCTGTGGGGTCACCTACGCGCCGCGGCCGTGGCGCACGGAAGCATTCTGCCCGAGAACGCCGCATTTGGCAGCCGCGAATGGCCGGAGGCGCTGATCGTGGCCCAGTGGCCGCAGCCGCTGCCGGATGTTGGCTGGGAGCCGGGCATCCTGGCCGAGTTTGCCATCTTCCAGGAGGTAGTGCGCAGCATCCGCAACCTGCGGGCTGAGAAGGGCGTGAAGCCCGGCCAGAAGCTGGCCGCCAGCATTGACGCCGGGCCGTACCACGAGATTTTCACGGGTGACCAGGGCGCTCAACGGGCGCTGGCCGCCCTGTCTGGCCTGGATGCTGACCGGCTGCTGGTTGCCAAGGGCGCCGAGCGGCCGGCGGATGCAGTGGCCCTGGTGGCGGGGCCGGTGCAGATCTACCTCTCGCTGGCGGATGCGGTGGACCCGGCCGCCGAGCGCGCCCGCCTGGAGAAGGAACTTGCTGATGCACGCGGGCAGCATGCCCGCGTGGAAGCGCTGCTGGCCAGCGACTTCGGCAGGAAGGCGCCACCGCCGGTGGTTGAGAAGGAGCAGGCGCGCCTAGCCGGCCTTGCCCAGACGATCGAGCGGCTTGAGGAGCAGATCAAGGCGCTGGGATGA
- a CDS encoding non-heme iron oxygenase ferredoxin subunit codes for MPDVGTFVFTSLGPKEVDFVAVASEEELPNGKRLFVTVDEYNLVVFNIAGEYFAIADLCSHDNGPLGEGEIEEYEVICPRHGARFDVRSGRATALPAVVDIPAYPTRVTDGQVEVGLPL; via the coding sequence ATGCCTGACGTCGGAACCTTTGTATTCACTTCGCTCGGCCCCAAAGAGGTCGATTTTGTAGCCGTAGCCAGCGAAGAAGAGCTGCCTAACGGCAAGCGCCTCTTCGTGACTGTGGACGAGTACAACCTGGTGGTGTTCAACATCGCCGGGGAGTATTTCGCCATCGCAGACTTGTGCTCGCATGATAACGGGCCGCTGGGCGAGGGCGAGATCGAGGAGTACGAGGTGATCTGCCCGCGCCACGGCGCACGTTTTGACGTGCGCAGCGGGCGGGCCACCGCGCTGCCCGCCGTGGTGGACATTCCCGCCTACCCGACGCGGGTGACGGACGGGCAGGTTGAGGTGGGGCTGCCGCTGTAA
- a CDS encoding HAD-IB family hydrolase, protein MTTVAFFDVDGTLTTERVWRGVLDYYKTNGKRTWTLLQYWAYHMPLYLLHSVGLLSQSAFRTPWAAHLMWFLRGDTPEQAQPTWDWVTTEYMQGLWRTEGLDKIMEHKAKGHLVVLVSAGPQPLVERIARELGADMAVGTKPALRNGRYTGGVDGLVSIDENKASLARDALAAQKIDVDFAASWAYADGSTDVGLLEMAGHPVAFFPDEFLKPIALERGWPVVE, encoded by the coding sequence ATGACGACCGTTGCCTTCTTTGATGTTGATGGCACACTGACCACCGAACGCGTGTGGCGCGGCGTGCTTGACTATTACAAAACCAACGGCAAGCGCACCTGGACCCTGCTTCAGTACTGGGCCTACCATATGCCGCTCTACCTACTGCACTCGGTTGGCCTGCTCTCGCAGAGCGCATTCCGCACGCCGTGGGCGGCGCACCTGATGTGGTTCCTGCGCGGCGATACACCCGAGCAGGCTCAGCCCACCTGGGACTGGGTGACCACCGAATACATGCAAGGCTTATGGCGCACTGAGGGGCTGGACAAGATCATGGAGCACAAGGCCAAGGGTCATCTGGTCGTGCTGGTCTCGGCTGGGCCGCAGCCGCTGGTGGAGCGCATCGCCCGCGAGCTCGGCGCGGACATGGCCGTCGGCACCAAGCCCGCCCTGCGCAACGGACGCTACACCGGCGGCGTGGACGGCCTGGTCTCGATCGACGAGAATAAGGCCAGCCTGGCCCGCGACGCCCTGGCCGCCCAGAAGATCGACGTGGACTTCGCTGCCAGCTGGGCTTATGCCGATGGCAGCACCGACGTCGGCCTGCTGGAGATGGCCGGCCACCCAGTCGCCTTCTTCCCCGACGAGTTCCTCAAGCCCATCGCCCTCGAGCGCGGCTGGCCGGTGGTTGAATAG